Proteins from a genomic interval of Phaeobacter piscinae:
- a CDS encoding calcium-binding protein, with translation MANVFVASFPGVSSLSNYLAFDGFETSRTSFGTIVSPTELEQTGEDGSILRLGGDFSSDDQADWQIFSMDHSLDGAPIVSISDISVSFDQFVSLRAEDVARELLSGADQITALLNDSVTAIRTYAGADQISLGAGDDTVAAGAGNDFLTGGLGADVLRGGSGADSLHGNGGDDVLRGGVGRDVIFGGVGADLLGGGRGNDRLIGGSGSDTMRGGAGVDRLYGGTGDDVLTGGDGADIFVFNEGDHTDRITDFELGVDRIKLGRGAESMDDVDFGQVGDDAAIYFANVTVLVENTAFSELQHADYFLF, from the coding sequence ATGGCAAATGTATTCGTTGCGTCGTTTCCAGGCGTGTCCTCGCTGAGCAACTACTTGGCCTTTGACGGGTTTGAGACCTCTCGTACGTCGTTCGGAACCATCGTCTCGCCTACTGAGCTTGAGCAGACCGGCGAAGATGGTTCAATTCTGCGTCTCGGCGGCGATTTCTCCAGCGACGATCAGGCCGACTGGCAGATATTCTCTATGGATCATTCGCTTGATGGCGCTCCGATCGTTTCGATTTCTGATATCTCGGTAAGCTTCGACCAATTCGTCTCGTTGCGCGCCGAGGACGTCGCAAGGGAGCTTCTGTCCGGCGCAGATCAGATTACCGCGCTATTGAATGATAGTGTTACGGCAATCCGTACTTATGCTGGCGCAGATCAAATTTCGCTTGGCGCCGGCGACGATACGGTCGCGGCCGGTGCTGGTAATGATTTCCTGACCGGAGGGTTGGGAGCTGATGTTCTGCGGGGCGGTTCAGGAGCCGATTCACTGCATGGCAACGGCGGCGACGATGTGCTGCGCGGTGGAGTGGGCCGCGATGTCATCTTTGGTGGCGTTGGAGCTGACCTTCTTGGAGGGGGGCGAGGCAATGATCGCCTGATTGGAGGATCCGGCAGCGACACAATGCGCGGCGGGGCTGGCGTAGATCGCCTGTACGGCGGAACCGGGGATGACGTGCTGACCGGAGGTGACGGGGCTGACATCTTTGTGTTCAACGAGGGCGATCACACAGACCGCATAACTGATTTTGAGCTCGGTGTTGATCGTATCAAACTGGGTCGTGGTGCGGAGAGTATGGACGATGTCGATTTTGGCCAAGTTGGCGATGATGCCGCGATCTATTTTGCCAATGTGACCGTTCTGGTCGAGAATACGGCGTTTTCCGAACTACAACACGCAGACTACTTTTTGTTCTAA
- a CDS encoding DUF995 domain-containing protein produces the protein MTLVKCKLVAAALSCILPMTAAADPMPRSAKIASPQKIAKIYSGKTELWTNNCGGGIYFGPGGQARAWCADQGDNLGAGTWSTDANGQMCQDLVWYYPSGRRAGASSSDRSCISHVVDAWGVMWRSWPNDPEWWPMGKDTGLVRGYKFQTQVRQTRSKLGF, from the coding sequence ATGACTCTTGTTAAGTGTAAACTTGTTGCCGCAGCCCTTTCCTGCATCCTGCCAATGACGGCAGCTGCCGATCCAATGCCTCGCAGTGCGAAAATCGCAAGTCCACAAAAGATCGCCAAGATCTACTCTGGCAAGACTGAGCTTTGGACCAACAACTGTGGTGGTGGGATCTATTTCGGGCCAGGTGGTCAGGCACGGGCCTGGTGTGCTGATCAAGGTGACAACCTGGGAGCCGGTACGTGGTCCACCGATGCCAACGGTCAGATGTGTCAGGATCTTGTCTGGTATTATCCAAGCGGGCGCCGTGCGGGTGCCAGCTCAAGTGATAGATCCTGCATCAGCCATGTCGTTGATGCGTGGGGCGTCATGTGGCGCAGCTGGCCAAATGACCCAGAATGGTGGCCGATGGGAAAAGACACAGGCCTGGTGCGCGGCTATAAATTCCAGACTCAGGTTCGGCAGACCCGTTCGAAATTGGGCTTCTGA
- a CDS encoding selenium-binding protein SBP56-related protein, producing the protein MNLRPDPTFHATPQLAMAAPTENYAFTIMLSPDGSQSDGIAVVDVNPKSKFYGEIVHQVIVPHKGDEFHHFGWNACSSALSPLTGHAFLERRYLIVPGIRSSRIYIIDVKDPLKAKIHKTIEPEEVFAKTGYSRPHTIHCGPEGIYVSTLGGGGEDGTDGPPGIFIMDCETFEIIGRYEMDRGKQDKHYDFWWNLPQDYMVSSEWGLPPQFENGVVPEDLLSNKYGHSIHFWDLRKRKNIQTIDFGENYQMALEIRPAHDPAKSYGFCGVVVDTTNLQGAIFTWWRDDDGTWQAKKVITIDPRPEDPENLPPLLQGFGAVPPLVTDIDLSLDDKYLYVACWGLGEMHQYDVSDPLNPVLAGKVEVGGIAKGTDHPNGKPFVYGPQMVEISRDGKRVFWTNSLYSTWDDQFYPNDEGGQMIMAHNDENGFYLDKNFYVEFPKGLRSHQIRLEGGDCSTDSFCYPNV; encoded by the coding sequence ATGAACTTAAGACCTGACCCCACGTTCCACGCCACGCCGCAGCTAGCAATGGCCGCACCCACCGAGAACTACGCCTTTACCATAATGCTGAGCCCAGACGGGTCACAATCCGACGGCATTGCGGTTGTTGACGTGAACCCCAAGTCTAAGTTCTATGGCGAGATTGTTCATCAGGTCATAGTCCCCCACAAAGGCGACGAATTTCACCACTTTGGCTGGAATGCATGTTCCTCGGCCCTATCCCCTTTGACAGGTCACGCTTTCCTTGAGCGCCGTTATCTGATCGTGCCGGGCATCCGCTCCTCGCGCATCTACATCATTGACGTTAAAGACCCGCTAAAAGCCAAGATCCACAAGACGATCGAGCCCGAAGAGGTTTTTGCCAAGACAGGCTACTCCCGCCCGCACACCATCCATTGTGGCCCTGAGGGTATATATGTCTCGACTCTAGGCGGCGGCGGCGAAGATGGGACCGATGGCCCTCCTGGCATCTTCATCATGGATTGCGAGACGTTCGAGATTATCGGCCGCTATGAAATGGACCGCGGCAAGCAGGACAAGCACTACGATTTCTGGTGGAATCTGCCGCAAGACTACATGGTCTCGTCCGAATGGGGCCTTCCACCACAGTTTGAGAACGGTGTCGTTCCCGAGGATTTGCTTTCTAACAAATACGGCCATTCCATCCATTTCTGGGACCTGCGGAAGCGCAAAAACATCCAGACCATCGACTTTGGCGAAAACTACCAGATGGCGCTTGAAATCAGACCAGCCCACGACCCCGCTAAGTCCTATGGCTTCTGCGGCGTGGTGGTGGATACGACCAACCTTCAAGGTGCGATCTTTACATGGTGGCGTGATGATGACGGCACCTGGCAGGCCAAGAAAGTTATCACTATCGACCCACGCCCCGAAGATCCGGAAAATCTTCCACCGCTTTTGCAAGGTTTTGGTGCGGTGCCACCGCTGGTCACAGATATCGATCTTAGCCTCGATGACAAATACCTTTACGTCGCGTGCTGGGGCTTAGGCGAAATGCACCAGTATGATGTGTCCGACCCGCTAAACCCGGTTCTGGCCGGGAAAGTCGAAGTTGGCGGCATTGCCAAGGGCACAGATCACCCCAACGGCAAGCCCTTCGTTTACGGCCCGCAAATGGTAGAAATCAGCCGCGATGGCAAAAGGGTCTTTTGGACCAATTCGCTGTATTCCACCTGGGATGATCAGTTCTATCCAAACGATGAAGGCGGTCAGATGATCATGGCCCACAATGACGAGAACGGCTTTTACCTCGACAAGAACTTCTATGTCGAGTTTCCTAAAGGCCTCAGGTCTCACCAAATTCGGCTGGAGGGCGGCGACTGTTCAACCGACAGCTTTTGCTACCCAAACGTTTAA
- a CDS encoding nuclear transport factor 2 family protein, with the protein MSDLQSAKDLVRRYFAALDEGAVAAAKTYFSPDAIWRGYHPFHEIHDPVEVAKRFWEPLQNSLRRMQRRLDIFMAGENQLDAGGVWVASMGHLMGLFDEPWLNIPPTNKIAMLRYAEFHRVEGGEIIETAMFFDIPHLAAQAGLRLFASQTGAHLVHPAPMTHTGVMFDAQNPEEGHKTKAAIDFMINDIRDWTGREELGLEVELPRSWNDDMIWWGPTGIGATYTIERYIKQHAGPFRDGLADRTFNGHIARIAEGEFGGFFGWPNLTLKPSGGFMGMPASDKASDMRVIDMYRRSGDKLTENWIFIDLLHFWNQQGADILGRIPHMRG; encoded by the coding sequence ATGTCTGATTTACAATCTGCTAAAGATCTTGTTCGTCGCTATTTTGCTGCGCTGGACGAAGGTGCCGTGGCTGCCGCCAAAACCTACTTTTCACCTGACGCCATCTGGCGTGGTTATCATCCGTTCCATGAAATTCATGATCCGGTCGAAGTTGCCAAACGGTTCTGGGAACCCCTTCAAAACTCTCTGCGCCGAATGCAGCGCCGGTTGGATATCTTCATGGCTGGTGAAAACCAACTCGATGCCGGAGGTGTCTGGGTTGCGTCGATGGGACATCTGATGGGGCTGTTCGATGAACCATGGTTGAACATTCCGCCCACCAACAAGATTGCAATGCTGCGTTATGCAGAGTTCCACCGTGTCGAAGGGGGCGAGATAATCGAGACGGCAATGTTTTTTGATATCCCCCACCTTGCAGCGCAGGCTGGTTTGCGTTTGTTCGCGTCACAAACCGGAGCGCACTTGGTACACCCCGCTCCAATGACGCATACCGGCGTCATGTTCGATGCCCAGAACCCCGAAGAAGGTCATAAAACAAAGGCCGCAATCGACTTCATGATCAACGACATTCGCGACTGGACAGGGCGCGAAGAACTGGGCCTTGAAGTAGAGTTACCACGCAGCTGGAATGACGACATGATCTGGTGGGGGCCGACTGGCATCGGTGCCACTTATACAATCGAGCGTTACATCAAACAGCACGCCGGTCCCTTCCGAGACGGGTTGGCTGATCGCACGTTCAACGGCCACATTGCCCGCATTGCAGAAGGTGAGTTTGGAGGCTTCTTTGGGTGGCCAAATCTGACGCTCAAACCATCGGGCGGATTCATGGGGATGCCTGCATCGGATAAGGCAAGTGATATGCGCGTGATAGACATGTACCGACGATCCGGTGACAAACTGACAGAAAACTGGATTTTTATTGACCTGCTGCACTTTTGGAATCAGCAGGGTGCTGACATACTTGGGCGCATCCCCCATATGCGCGGTTAG
- a CDS encoding ester cyclase gives MPADYSISLEEYRRGGTKEFLGKEPEHLATQAMRGFDDKYKNIVDYIVRITHQIWEEKDIGCIYDTYSHDCRVWDDVGLQYGRDKIVEDTVHTNNAIPDIRLIADEVIWAGNDDVSFHTSHRTMIMGTNTGYSRFGPPTNRPLRLFCIANCVVRDNEIYDEHVAYDTAALIQQMGFDVGEVARQIASQRPQGPFAPNFAASEPKRLAGQAFPERYPIPDVVDGNIRDFVNAAFESIWNHRNFAAMDQVYEPDVVFEGSTSRVYRGVGQMRSHVLSMIAMFPNIRIAVDDIYWMGNAKDGYLVSIRWGGVGAHRGNGPYGEPTGKEAHVWGITQWHIHNNKVQKEWTVFNEFGVLMQILGDT, from the coding sequence ATGCCGGCGGATTACTCGATCTCTCTGGAAGAGTATCGACGCGGCGGAACGAAGGAATTCCTGGGGAAAGAACCCGAACACCTGGCCACGCAGGCGATGAGAGGGTTTGACGACAAATATAAGAATATTGTCGACTACATTGTCCGAATAACGCATCAGATCTGGGAAGAAAAAGACATCGGCTGTATCTATGATACCTACAGCCATGACTGCCGCGTTTGGGACGATGTCGGGCTGCAATACGGGCGCGACAAGATCGTCGAAGATACCGTTCATACTAACAATGCGATCCCTGACATACGGCTTATCGCGGACGAGGTGATTTGGGCCGGTAATGACGACGTGAGTTTTCATACCTCACATCGCACGATGATCATGGGAACCAACACAGGTTACTCGCGCTTCGGGCCCCCTACCAATCGGCCCCTTCGGCTGTTCTGCATCGCCAATTGTGTCGTACGAGACAACGAAATTTATGACGAACACGTTGCCTATGACACTGCTGCACTGATCCAGCAAATGGGCTTTGACGTAGGCGAAGTAGCCAGACAAATTGCCTCGCAACGGCCGCAAGGGCCGTTTGCTCCGAACTTTGCTGCCAGCGAGCCGAAGCGATTGGCCGGTCAGGCGTTTCCTGAACGTTACCCCATCCCGGATGTAGTTGATGGAAACATACGAGACTTCGTTAATGCGGCATTTGAGAGCATTTGGAATCACAGGAACTTTGCTGCGATGGATCAGGTTTATGAACCGGACGTCGTTTTCGAAGGCTCTACAAGTAGGGTCTACCGTGGGGTAGGCCAAATGCGCTCACATGTACTGTCGATGATCGCTATGTTCCCAAACATACGTATTGCCGTCGATGACATTTATTGGATGGGCAATGCCAAAGACGGGTATCTCGTATCAATTCGTTGGGGTGGTGTCGGCGCGCACCGCGGAAACGGCCCATACGGTGAACCCACCGGAAAAGAAGCTCATGTCTGGGGCATCACTCAGTGGCATATTCATAACAATAAGGTCCAGAAAGAATGGACTGTTTTCAATGAGTTCGGGGTTCTGATGCAGATACTGGGAGACACCTAA
- a CDS encoding extracellular solute-binding protein produces MKLKHILPALAIGLSPMAASAECTIEGTGEVNVLSNFFEALEVLAAEMETCERAGLVVETKLTTDHKEETNKAFESSTSPWDAAAVANSSITLLQAKGQLRPLNDLVEKYREKYDIEEGMLIRFGDDIMAIAFMVNAQHLFYRKDIFEENNIAVPTTWDEVLEASEKLKQAGIEHPYGAAFGNSWELANEYVNMLLANGGTFFDPETSDSTFETPEAVAALEKMGALYRYMSPNSMSMDFGDVKRQLQQGDVAMAVMWGNEASGMDNPDESTVVGQIGFAQSPIMVEGGAPSSTFWWDGYVMPMNLDGDPDLTFQVLMHAMRAETVEENNDVTLWIRSAYEPGQYTAAITDTVVAGAPPYPMNPQAALAHSALGENIADFIVGKESAQDSLADATKAYRTAARDQGLLK; encoded by the coding sequence ATGAAACTGAAACACATACTACCAGCATTGGCCATCGGACTGAGCCCGATGGCGGCTTCGGCCGAATGTACGATCGAAGGTACGGGTGAAGTGAATGTCTTGTCCAACTTCTTCGAAGCGCTAGAAGTTTTGGCTGCAGAAATGGAAACCTGCGAGCGGGCCGGCCTTGTCGTCGAAACCAAACTGACCACGGATCACAAGGAAGAAACGAATAAAGCGTTTGAATCGTCGACGTCCCCTTGGGACGCAGCTGCCGTCGCAAATAGTTCAATAACTCTGCTCCAGGCTAAGGGACAACTTCGCCCATTGAATGATCTGGTCGAGAAGTACCGGGAAAAATACGACATTGAGGAGGGGATGCTGATCCGTTTTGGCGACGACATCATGGCGATTGCCTTCATGGTCAACGCTCAACACCTGTTCTACCGCAAAGACATCTTTGAAGAGAACAACATCGCTGTGCCGACCACTTGGGATGAGGTTCTGGAGGCATCCGAAAAACTCAAGCAAGCTGGGATCGAACACCCCTATGGCGCAGCCTTTGGCAACAGCTGGGAATTGGCGAATGAGTACGTCAACATGCTCCTGGCAAATGGTGGCACATTCTTCGACCCAGAGACATCCGACTCTACTTTCGAAACGCCAGAAGCAGTCGCGGCGTTGGAGAAAATGGGCGCACTCTATAGGTACATGTCTCCAAATTCGATGTCGATGGACTTCGGTGACGTGAAGCGTCAATTGCAACAAGGTGATGTGGCGATGGCCGTTATGTGGGGCAATGAAGCCTCGGGAATGGACAATCCAGACGAAAGCACCGTGGTTGGCCAGATTGGATTTGCCCAGTCCCCTATCATGGTCGAAGGCGGAGCTCCTTCATCGACATTCTGGTGGGATGGCTACGTAATGCCAATGAACCTCGATGGTGATCCAGATCTGACGTTCCAAGTGCTGATGCACGCAATGCGAGCGGAAACGGTCGAAGAGAACAACGATGTAACTCTCTGGATTCGTTCGGCGTATGAGCCAGGCCAATACACTGCGGCTATCACTGACACGGTTGTTGCAGGCGCGCCTCCTTATCCGATGAACCCGCAAGCTGCGCTGGCGCATTCGGCCCTGGGTGAAAACATCGCGGACTTTATTGTTGGCAAAGAAAGCGCCCAAGACTCTCTGGCCGATGCAACAAAGGCGTACCGCACTGCGGCGCGTGACCAGGGCCTGTTGAAGTAG
- a CDS encoding carbohydrate ABC transporter permease, which yields MKRSTFFSFVAPSLVSMLLLIALPLVAIVYLALYQSFTQTELKEVKTEVPLFGGLTREVTRMVPQSVLDADGNPVKVWQYVGGQNLENAIDVEGLKASVDGAKIETPREFVKALYREISDVDFWSALEFTLLYTFVTTPIILILGFGLALATNRVTLQLRGSVVFVTLLPMIVTPVVSSLAVYWLFIDGGVVVATLEAMGFGKFYFLADQVTIRLVIIAYGVWFAAPFAFIILYAGLQTVPEEPLEAAIIDGATPWQRVRYIVIPYLSPLFAVITLIHVMDSYRVFEPVLVFGSRVFANSVQYLTYYTLVFEGNIHKSAAYAVLTVAGVVVLLIPIMIRTYKDQKAKK from the coding sequence GTGAAGCGCTCTACTTTCTTTTCATTCGTTGCACCGTCTTTGGTGTCCATGCTGCTGCTTATCGCGCTCCCCCTTGTCGCGATTGTCTATCTCGCATTGTATCAATCCTTTACTCAAACTGAACTGAAAGAGGTTAAGACTGAGGTACCTCTGTTTGGGGGGTTAACACGGGAAGTTACCCGAATGGTTCCACAATCGGTACTGGATGCAGATGGCAATCCGGTAAAGGTCTGGCAATATGTCGGTGGACAAAACTTGGAAAACGCTATCGATGTGGAGGGCCTAAAGGCCTCCGTTGATGGGGCCAAAATTGAAACCCCCAGAGAGTTTGTCAAAGCGCTTTATCGAGAAATCAGTGACGTAGATTTCTGGTCCGCGCTTGAATTCACATTGCTTTATACGTTTGTCACGACACCGATCATACTGATCCTAGGGTTCGGTCTCGCCCTAGCAACCAATCGAGTAACGCTGCAACTGCGTGGGTCGGTTGTGTTTGTGACGCTTCTGCCGATGATCGTAACCCCGGTTGTCTCGTCCCTCGCGGTTTATTGGTTGTTCATTGATGGCGGTGTTGTCGTAGCGACATTAGAGGCCATGGGCTTCGGCAAGTTCTACTTTCTTGCAGATCAGGTCACGATACGACTTGTAATCATCGCCTACGGAGTTTGGTTTGCTGCACCCTTCGCGTTCATCATACTATATGCGGGGTTGCAAACGGTACCGGAAGAGCCGCTAGAGGCGGCGATCATAGACGGCGCAACGCCATGGCAACGTGTTCGATACATCGTAATCCCCTACCTGTCTCCATTGTTCGCCGTAATCACACTGATCCATGTGATGGACAGTTACCGGGTGTTCGAGCCCGTTCTGGTATTCGGGTCGCGTGTCTTCGCGAATTCGGTACAGTATCTAACCTACTACACACTTGTTTTTGAGGGAAATATCCACAAATCGGCGGCTTATGCCGTGCTTACGGTGGCTGGGGTCGTTGTGTTGTTGATACCGATCATGATCCGGACTTACAAAGACCAGAAAGCCAAAAAATGA
- a CDS encoding carbohydrate ABC transporter permease yields MRPAKLNLASRVSINLGLWFWFFAALLPFFWMFLISLRKPVDAFSTPPKLLAPMTLENFRHIWVEDGFWQYAINTTIVTTSTVVVSLTIACLAAYALSRYRGSLGFWLLMAAMVFRAMPHIVLLTAYRPAFFELGIWSRYETLIIVLVAINQPFTIWMLRAFFMNIPQELDEAALVDGCNRWQAFFRVIVPVMWPGIVTAGLFSFLLAYNDFIISSQLMNGDMATMTASLGSYMGQNQSLARLMHGIAGAVSITISIIVLVFVFQKQIVSGMTAGAVKG; encoded by the coding sequence ATGAGACCAGCGAAACTCAACCTTGCGTCTCGAGTATCGATCAACCTTGGCCTTTGGTTCTGGTTTTTTGCCGCGCTGCTCCCGTTTTTTTGGATGTTCCTCATCTCTCTGCGCAAACCTGTAGACGCGTTTTCGACCCCGCCAAAACTACTGGCGCCAATGACTTTGGAGAATTTCAGACATATCTGGGTTGAAGACGGTTTCTGGCAGTATGCAATAAACACGACCATCGTAACCACTTCGACCGTAGTCGTTTCACTCACAATTGCCTGTTTGGCGGCATATGCTTTGTCGCGTTACCGCGGGTCACTTGGGTTTTGGCTGTTGATGGCCGCGATGGTGTTTCGCGCAATGCCGCACATTGTGTTGCTGACAGCCTATCGCCCGGCCTTTTTTGAGCTGGGAATCTGGAGCCGATACGAGACACTCATCATTGTCCTTGTTGCTATTAACCAACCGTTCACAATCTGGATGTTGCGTGCCTTTTTCATGAATATACCACAGGAACTGGACGAAGCTGCGCTGGTTGATGGTTGCAATCGGTGGCAGGCTTTCTTTCGTGTGATTGTGCCTGTCATGTGGCCGGGTATCGTGACTGCCGGCTTGTTCTCATTCCTTCTGGCCTACAACGACTTTATTATCTCCAGTCAACTCATGAACGGTGATATGGCCACTATGACCGCGTCTCTTGGCAGTTACATGGGCCAGAACCAAAGCCTCGCGCGGCTGATGCACGGGATCGCCGGGGCCGTCTCAATCACCATATCCATCATTGTTTTGGTTTTTGTTTTCCAGAAACAAATCGTGTCTGGGATGACCGCAGGTGCAGTGAAAGGATGA
- a CDS encoding ester cyclase: MTAESNLKLIQDMYVALNAQDLDAHDQYWHEDMIWHGPPGFGDIHGRERFKYDVLAEFYKAFPDYHVSHEIEFANETWIAGTGYLTGHQHGEYLGLPPTGLPVKMRFSDFWLVVDGKLKENWVMVDHVDTFKQLGVDLMAVVKKS, from the coding sequence ATGACTGCTGAATCTAACCTCAAACTTATACAAGATATGTATGTAGCGTTGAACGCTCAGGATCTTGATGCGCATGACCAGTATTGGCATGAGGATATGATCTGGCACGGACCGCCGGGTTTCGGCGACATCCATGGCCGCGAACGCTTCAAATATGACGTTCTTGCCGAATTCTACAAAGCATTTCCCGACTACCATGTCAGTCACGAGATTGAGTTCGCCAACGAAACATGGATTGCTGGGACCGGATATCTGACCGGCCACCAACATGGTGAATATCTGGGTCTGCCACCCACCGGTCTACCGGTAAAGATGCGCTTTTCGGATTTCTGGCTGGTGGTCGATGGTAAACTGAAAGAAAACTGGGTAATGGTTGACCACGTCGATACGTTCAAGCAATTGGGTGTCGATCTGATGGCAGTTGTCAAGAAAAGCTAA
- a CDS encoding LacI family DNA-binding transcriptional regulator codes for MKKSKVTSIDVARHAGVSQSAVSRAFSRTPTQSGVSPETKKRILKSADELGYRPNAIARSLITQRSNIVALLFSYLDNQFYALALEKLCIELQKIGFHALVFMMPSTDEGVEDTVSQLLEYQVDGIITASVELSSTLVKFCSQRDIPVVMFNRFQEHDGIASVTTDNVAGGRMAARHLLKTGHQHIALLSGWERSSTSRDRKFGFEAELRESDRNLFAHEVGHFDLDRTGAAIRKMFGGSKETHPDALFVANDYMAIEAISILRSELNISIPNDLSVIGFDDIPMASMPEFSLTTLRQPVNNMVANAVRQINELVRGKTIEVENIALAPKLIERNTVQSRN; via the coding sequence TTGAAAAAGTCCAAGGTTACCTCAATTGATGTTGCGCGCCATGCTGGCGTCTCTCAATCTGCGGTGAGCCGTGCATTTTCCCGCACGCCGACCCAATCGGGTGTTTCCCCTGAAACAAAGAAGCGCATTCTCAAGTCCGCGGACGAGCTGGGGTACCGGCCTAATGCCATTGCGCGTTCGCTTATCACGCAAAGATCAAACATAGTCGCGCTTCTATTCAGTTATCTGGACAACCAGTTCTACGCGCTCGCGCTTGAGAAACTCTGCATAGAGCTACAAAAAATCGGGTTCCACGCACTGGTTTTCATGATGCCCAGTACAGATGAAGGCGTTGAGGACACTGTATCTCAATTGCTGGAATACCAGGTCGACGGAATCATCACGGCATCTGTCGAGCTTTCATCAACTCTCGTCAAATTCTGTTCTCAGCGCGATATCCCAGTAGTAATGTTCAACCGTTTTCAGGAACATGATGGCATTGCCAGCGTTACAACAGACAATGTCGCAGGCGGACGTATGGCTGCGCGGCATCTGCTGAAAACGGGGCATCAACACATTGCACTTCTGTCCGGGTGGGAGCGGTCATCTACAAGCCGTGATCGAAAATTTGGCTTTGAGGCTGAGCTTCGGGAAAGTGACCGCAATCTTTTTGCACATGAAGTCGGTCACTTTGATCTCGATAGAACTGGAGCAGCGATTCGAAAGATGTTTGGCGGCTCGAAGGAAACGCATCCGGATGCCCTTTTTGTGGCAAACGACTATATGGCGATCGAAGCGATCAGCATTTTGCGTAGCGAGCTAAATATCAGCATTCCAAACGATCTTTCAGTTATCGGGTTCGATGACATCCCTATGGCTTCTATGCCTGAGTTTTCTCTTACTACGCTAAGACAGCCCGTTAACAATATGGTTGCCAACGCGGTTCGCCAGATTAACGAGCTGGTGAGAGGCAAAACCATCGAAGTTGAGAACATAGCGTTGGCACCAAAGCTCATTGAACGAAATACCGTTCAGTCGCGTAATTGA
- a CDS encoding integrase core domain-containing protein: MAILNWVKKTGIDRHFIAPVKPRQNGFINSFNGKLRDEGLRKTLLATFRHACNTVEEWQEDFNWRGPPSAWATGHRWNFCRERQGTR, encoded by the coding sequence ATGGCGATCCTCAACTGGGTGAAGAAAACGGGCATCGATCGGCATTTCATCGCGCCAGTAAAGCCCCGGCAGAATGGCTTCATCAACAGCTTCAACGGAAAACTGCGAGACGAGGGCCTCAGAAAAACGCTGCTCGCAACATTTCGCCATGCCTGCAACACAGTTGAAGAATGGCAAGAGGATTTCAACTGGCGCGGACCCCCTTCAGCATGGGCAACAGGACATCGATGGAACTTCTGCAGAGAAAGACAAGGGACAAGATAG